Within Thermoprotei archaeon, the genomic segment TACTGAACTTTCTTCTCATTTGCAAGATCTACTAATCTTTGTGTTATAACTCCATCAATTACTATTGCTTGAACATCCGATGTATTTGATAATTTATCGACCACATCCTTAACTGGGAAACGATCAACTTGAACCCATTCCTTATTTAGAAAAACTCCCTCCATAGTGCCCATTAAAGTTTTTACTGTCTCTACTAACTGTGGTGGTAGCTGTGGTAACGTTGGTTTGACAATAACTTCTTCTGTCTCCACAGTTTTCTCTTTAGCTTTCTCTACTTCTTCCTCTTTCTCCATTATCTCTTCTTTTTCAGGTTGCTTCTTTAATTGTTCAAGGAATTCCTCTAATGGTATTCTACTATTTAATGATTTAACAATTTCTTTGCCGCTAAGTTCTTCAACTTCTTTGCCAGATGGTGCTCTAGCTACGTAATCAACTTTTGCAACCTGAATGAGACGTCTTAGTATGAGTTCTCCTCCTCTATCTCCATCGACAAATACTGTCACTGCTTTTTTCTTACTCAACTCTATGATAGTATCTGGTACTGATGCTCCACCTAGTGCTATCACATTAGTAAAACCATGTTTTAAGAGGTTAAGTACATCAGCTCGCCCCTCAACTATGATAATTTCATTAACGTTATCAACATCAGGGCCTGCTGGTA encodes:
- the dnaG gene encoding DNA primase DnaG, which translates into the protein MGGPPVSAKYVIVVNLEVDGIIDKSDVIGAIFGQTEGLLGDDLELRELQKTGKVGRIEVNSETRGGKTYGEIIIPTNLDKPEVALIAAAIETIDKIGPSNAKITLKKIIDQREEKRRKILERAREILMKWKEEHGIETKELIEEIINSLKTAEITTYGPEKLPAGPDVDNVNEIIIVEGRADVLNLLKHGFTNVIALGGASVPDTIIELSKKKAVTVFVDGDRGGELILRRLIQVAKVDYVARAPSGKEVEELSGKEIVKSLNSRIPLEEFLEQLKKQPEKEEIMEKEEEVEKAKEKTVETEEVIVKPTLPQLPPQLVETVKTLMGTMEGVFLNKEWVQVDRFPVKDVVDKLSNTSDVQAIVIDGVITQRLVDLANEKKVQYIVGYRVGNLVRRPINLKIYTFETLLSSVL